The following proteins are co-located in the Nitrospirota bacterium genome:
- a CDS encoding helix-turn-helix domain-containing protein: MRKAKQKPTGRQPKVDIGAELLSSVREMKTGVRARVHRPEISKVAHARLASGLSQTAFAALLGVSVRTLQDWEQGRREPSGAAKTLFKVAERHPEVLKELVA; encoded by the coding sequence ATGCGTAAAGCAAAACAGAAACCTACCGGTCGTCAGCCTAAAGTGGACATTGGCGCCGAACTACTCTCGTCGGTGCGTGAAATGAAGACCGGTGTCCGTGCTCGCGTCCATCGCCCTGAAATTTCAAAAGTTGCCCACGCTCGGTTGGCGTCCGGGCTTTCTCAAACCGCCTTTGCCGCATTGCTTGGAGTTTCTGTACGTACCCTCCAAGACTGGGAACAAGGCCGTCGCGAACCATCCGGGGCGGCAAAAACCCTTTTCAAGGTCGCCGAGCGCCATCCTGAAGTTCTGAAAGAACTCGTTGCGTGA
- a CDS encoding transposase: MKPDHSFERQLKNLEHESNVIANYVYAEMAIQHAASKSKKLLSRLNRTRTFWIACKAAFQSAAYIALGRIFDLKSPYNVAALLNAMELELALFQKEALATRKRDGAAKDPAWLPEYLQRAYYPTKRDVERLRRKVAEYRKIYDRAIMPVRHQYLAHRQAHDHEKVQALFGKGKVGEMWRLSTFLLRLHLSLCELLLNGRKPVLRPVRYSVRAMYDSQSNRTGSHEYMVRDMKSLMSFIEAATPNPSIERTSSSGLRPLPAAAHVKR, from the coding sequence ATGAAGCCCGATCATTCCTTCGAACGTCAGCTAAAGAACCTGGAACATGAGTCGAATGTCATCGCGAACTACGTATATGCAGAGATGGCAATTCAACACGCTGCCTCCAAGTCGAAAAAGCTTCTGAGTAGGCTAAACCGAACACGAACCTTCTGGATTGCCTGCAAGGCCGCATTCCAATCAGCAGCCTACATAGCGCTCGGTCGAATCTTCGACCTAAAGTCGCCGTATAACGTTGCAGCGCTCCTCAACGCAATGGAGCTCGAACTAGCTCTCTTCCAGAAGGAGGCGCTCGCAACTCGAAAACGCGATGGAGCTGCAAAGGATCCGGCGTGGCTGCCGGAGTATCTTCAAAGAGCCTACTACCCCACCAAGCGTGACGTCGAACGTCTAAGAAGGAAGGTGGCTGAGTACCGTAAAATCTACGATCGCGCGATCATGCCGGTTCGCCATCAATATCTCGCGCATCGTCAGGCTCACGATCACGAAAAGGTTCAAGCATTGTTTGGCAAAGGCAAAGTTGGGGAGATGTGGCGGCTGTCAACGTTCCTCTTGCGCCTGCATTTGTCGTTGTGCGAACTTCTCCTCAATGGAAGAAAACCTGTCTTACGTCCCGTTCGCTACTCGGTCAGGGCCATGTACGACTCCCAGAGCAACAGAACCGGATCGCACGAATACATGGTGCGAGACATGAAGAGCCTCATGAGCTTCATCGAAGCGGCAACGCCTAACCCTTCCATCGAGCGGACGTCTTCCAGCGGGCTTCGCCCGCTTCCAGCCGCCGCTCATGTCAAACGTTAG